The DNA sequence AAGAGGAATGTCACAACAGTTCTTTattagcatccatccatccctccattaaCTTTAGATTCATTACTGTAGCTTTCACGCTTTCTCCACAGTTTCCATTTGATATATTTCAGTCCTAAAATCTCAATGACGCAACATCAAGTTACTGGAACCTAAAATACCGTGTCAGGGGGCTCTTGAGCAAAAATTATAGCAAATCCAGGAAATCTAATGTGTTGTTTTTCACCATGTAAACAGACACTGTTGACTGGTTTAGTTCCAAGAAACCTGTTTCCACAGAAACCACAGGTTTCACAGAATCGAGAGTGAAACCATTTAAGacatttaaggttttttttacatttgttagGTCTTACACTGTTAACTCAAATATTTATCCAAATGTTGTACTTTACTCACGTCAATAGTCACCAAATCTACAAAATGTGCTCTCATAATACACCCATCAACTGAAAAACCAGAGGAAAAGGTTGATCGGGCGAACAGAATCTTGATATTTCTTTATGCAGCTCCAGTTTTTGGGTTGTGACTTGAGCGTGAATCACTGTGTGGTTTCAGTGCTTCTTACACGACAAATAAAACTTACTCATTCTCAGCATCCTCCTCTTTGATTTTGTGCTCCACAGCCTCCACCGCTGCAGCCAAGGAGGCGCTGGTTTCCTCCAAACGAtgatgcacctcctcctcctcctccccctgcttgACTTcaacatttctctctctttctctcctcctctcctcctcctccctcctacGTCTGTGGTCTGCCTGgagcctcttctcctcttcctctcttctcctgtcctcttcctcctctacctcccgtCCTCCCAGCAGGTCAATGGAAAGACCGGCGATGGAGGAGCGGGGAGGTTTCACAGGGTGAGGAGAGGGGCTGGAGGGGCTCTGTGCCGGAGAGGGGGAGgtaactgggaatcctggagagagggaaggggctgaaggagtgtcaggagctggaagaggagcagaacagggagaggaggattTGGGAATTGTTGTGGGGCTGGATGCAGATGGGCTGGTGGCAGCAGGAGACGGGCTCATGGCTGCTGATGTTATTGCTTTGCCTGGTTTAGGGGCAGTAGGAGGTCCACGGGGTTTTGGCgacacaggaggaggaacacGCTTGGGTTCTGTTCAGACAAGAAATATCACATGATTCTTTTGCTATTGCACTGGACTTTTCTGTGAACATCTCTACTATTTTTGTGAACTCTACTATTTCCAGCAAATGCCTGGAACCAAAATAACTGAGTAACTGCTCTTGCATCTCACCTGGGCTCTGTGCCGTCTCAGTAGTTTCAGGCCCAGGTATAGGGACTCTGCGGGTCGGCGTTGGGGGGTCAGCTTGAGTCTTCCTCAGGCTGACCGTGGACGGTTTGGGCGACACCGGCGGCTTGAGGGATTTTCTAGCCTCCATCCACTCGCAGGTCTCTTGGCCGGGCTCCGTCCTATCAGAGGCCTCCGACATTGGTCTTCTCCTCAGGACCACGCCACCGTTTTGCTGCACTTCTTTTCCAGAGTCTGACTGGTTATTGCTTTGAATGGACCCTTCTGTGTGCTCAGATGTCCGTGGTTTCCTGCGGATGGTGTCTGAgcctgttgtcatggtaacaacAGTGGAAGCCTCCGATGCCGGCACGTCAGATGTGGTCACCGGCGGCTTCGGCTTCCTTCGGAGCGTCGTCGTTCCGTCTGTGACCtcggaagaggaagaggagcccaCAGTGGAACGGGGCCGTGGTTCCGGTCGCTTTGGAACTTGTTCCCGTGGTAACTGGTCATTCTCATTAACAGGGAGGCTTTCAGGGCCACTGATGGTCCTCCGCCGACTCAAAACATCATCCTCCTCACATCCGAGACCTCCTGCACCTGCCTGGCGGCGAAGCGTGGGTGGACTCACCTGTAaatcatattttttaaatatgcattttagCCATAAACAAAATAGGTGATTAGTTGGCACAAGACAGACTACAGATGACACTGCTAtaacaggaacagcaggaacagcaaACTCCCCAAAACATCTCAAATGCCACCTAGTGGTAGGATCCAGGAACGCGATTATGCTCTGATCCTCAACTTTGTTTTGGTAGGCACTGAAAATTCAGGCACTCTCTGCTCGGATTGCCCCAGAGACGACTGATGTCATTTTATCACACCGATGCCATAAAAGAGTGAAGCTTCACAGCCGGCTGAGCTCCTCTTGTGATTCGACAGGTGGCTGTGGGGGTGAAACCTCAGCACAAGTCACTGCTGAGCAGAATCTGGCCCTCAAAATCTTCACCAGCACAGGATGGGAGAAAGCAGCGGAGCTTCTTTCGTCGTCATTCATGCCCCTGACAAACAGACCCACCTGTAGGTAGTTACTGCTGCCGCCCAGATTCCTCGGGAGGGTTTTGGCTCCGCTCCCAAGAGACGTTTCCAACATTGCAGCCAGGCTGCGAACGCTCCCGGAAGCTCCCTCTGATCTCTCCAGGCTTCCTGAATCCTTAGATCTTAAAGCCGACCCCAGACTGCCACAGTCACTTGCTCGTCGCTCTCGATACGGTGGGAGTCCTAGAAGCCCCTCCTCCGGCCCGTCTCCCTCCCCATCACCCCCCGTAATGGAAGAACAAGAGCGTTTAGGTGGCGTCGGAGGCCGACCTTTCCGACGAGGACGCAGGGCGACCGATGATTGGCTGCGGTTAAAAGTGACATCATTAGGGGTGGCGGTATTTGCAGAGCTGCTGCGGCACACGGTGGCATATCGAGAGTCTGAGTCGGAGCCAATCAGACTGTTAGTTCTCCGCCGTTCTTCCTCGGGGAGGCAGAGCAGTGGAACAGAAGTATCTGCAGCGGCCATCCCGGTGGAGGGGCGTGGCCGTGCCCTGGGCGAAGCCTGCTGGGTGCGAAAATGTGGCGGAGTTTGCGGTGGAGTTTGGGTCGGCGTGTGGGGAGGGGTCTGTGGGTATGTGGGAACTGGGCGAGGTTTGGCCAGTGGGCTGGGGATTccttctctctgcctcctcacctccctgcGGGGCTCTGAGCTTGCGCTGCCACCTGGACTGGATGGAGGCATAGACGGGCTGCAAGGAGGCTCCAAGCTAATTTCGCCTCTCTGTAGCTCCTTCAGTCTCCTCACTCCCAACATCAGCTTCTTCTGATGgcctgaaatgaaaaaaaaacctattTACACATGATATTCATGCTCTACACAGTCTTTGTTTCATGAACTGTTACGTTTTAGTTCCCATCTTCACTCTGCTGGCTTACCGAGCTTTGAGATGCCAATCTCCTGCAGATCCTCGAGGCTGATGTCAGAAATGAAGTCGATGTTTTCGTACCCGTTCTGCACCAGAACCTGGTAGTACTGGCTAAGGCCCAGATGAGACAGCCAGTCTGCAAGATTGGCCTAAAGGAGAAAACCCCCAAGCAAGAGCCAAATGTTAAAAGGTACACACAGGCTACAGGACTGTAGcgtgcatgtgggtgtgtgtgtgtgtgtgtgttcctttctgtttctctgACACATTAGAAACTTACAGGCTTGTGGTCAGGCAGCCAGTCGGTGGTGGGCAGCTtgctgacctctgacatcaACTTCTTTCGATGTCCAGGCTTCATGACTCCGATGGCGGTCAGGTCCTTGAATTCAAGGCGCATTGAGTCACATCAGGAATTTAGCGGCTACTGTAAATGTTCTTTAATGAACAGGACCTGAAATTCATGACTGACATTCACACATGAGCTGTAATATGAGTACGGGTATATGGGGCTTTGGATAGGCCCCTGTCCCTAGGACAGAGTCTGTCCTGTTACACAGTTTTCTGCATCACATCCATTCTAAAGGCATGTAAACAATCAAAATAATATAATGAAGCAGACAGAGAATGAGGAGTGACTGGTTCAGGACTCACACTGGGAGGGGTTCAGGTGACACACACAATGGAGTTCATGATGAGATCATCCAGGTCAAAGTGGAGCTGTGCCTGGCGAGGCCTTGACAGACAAAGGGGCAGGGCAGGGTGGGGCGTGAGGGGGTCAGGGATCATGACCTTACCTCAGGGGTCATGCGGCTAATGGTGTCTAGATCATATCCCGCGGTGAGGAAGTGGGTAGTGTAGAACTGCAGCTGAAACTCACCCAGCCACGTCACTACTGCCTGCTTCTAGAACACAGAGAACAAGTGTCTGTTTCTAGAATACAGAGAACTATTTCCCGTTTCTGGAGTACAGAACACAGAGAAGTAGTGCCTGTCTCTAGAACACAGAGAGCTACTGTCCCTTCCCAGAACAAGAGAACAGAAAACTGCTGCCTGCTTCTAGATCAAAACACAGTCCACTAATGGCAGACACTACTTGTGCATATTTCTAGAACCCTAACCTGCCAGTAAGAACCGCACCAACTACAGAAGAATCAACTACCGCATGAGGAAGACATCTCACTTGTGTTGAAAAGTAATGAACAATAAAAATGCGTTTCAAAGTTTTTAACAGACTGTGTTTGATCTTCACAGCGTGGTTACATCAGAAAAACTAGGTAGCTATTTCTAGCACAAAGGCAGAATCCAAAGCTCAGCACTGCGAAACCGCAACATGTGGGTGCCCAGCAGGTTGTGGGgactgggggggtggggggtggaggagtgggaaCAGAAGGCAAGACAGCAACCGAATCCTCGATGTGTCTGTCATTCTgcctgtctccatggtgacacGCTCACATGCCCGATCCTCAGGGTGTCATCTGTTCAGGTACCTTGCAGCACCGACTGATCCCACCCTGGTCGGCATCTTTCTCTCAAACTGAAATATCATTTGAGAGAAAACAGGAGCAACATAAAGAAGAGATGGCAGCGCTCATTGTTGAAAGAAAACTCACtttcccatcatcctcctctgcctTCCGCTCAAAGGACCGCTGCTCGTGGACAGTGGTGGAGGCAGACGAACCTTGTCGTGGAGGCGGGGAAGAAAATGTCACAgcgaagaaaagaaaaagcatcagTTTTGATTCTGCTCGAAAGCACCTAAGTTTTAATAATTCACGACAGCCAAACAGATTGTACCTCATCAAAGAACAgtctgtttttaaatgtaatttgacAGAACATTTATAAATAATATATGATTCAAATCACTATTTTACAAGCTTGGGAGCAGGAAGTACTGCTTGCATCTGATATAAACAGACAGCTGGTCTTTAGAGAAGCAggttgggaaaaaaatgagaaaaaacatCTATACACCAATCCAAATACACCCTGAGGCACCTGTTGAACTGTGAAGAaccctgattttttttcttttaaattgtcAGCCACCAGTACAGCAGTTATCGAAGGACCAGAGAGGAAACTTGAATCAGAAACGATGACTTTGTGGTGAGGGCGTTCTCTTACTTGCTGACTGCTCAACAGACTGTGACTGCTCCAGAAGATGTTCCTTGGCTTTAACAGACTGAGACAGCACCGTGGCCAGGAGctaaacaggaaaacacacaagagaagtgtgttcacacacacacacacacacaaatatgcacaTTTGCACAATGATGCATCTACTCAGGGAGGATGATTCAGATCCCAGAGGTGTGTAAGCTCAGTGTACATACAGTAATATAAACAGAGTCTGACTTGTGCCATTTCCTCCTGCCTGCAGTTAAACAAGACAAGTGTGTCTATTTTGTCTCTGTACactattgttttaaaaataatactTCTTTCATTGGCAGATGAACGAACACCTGTCCAGGAAACAAAATTGTGGTTAGCAAAATGTTCTGTTTACTGGAAACTTGTTGCTGTTTCCAGGAAGGTTTGCAAGCAGCAGGCATGAACAAATGAATTCAAATAGATGCCCGATGTCTCTTACTTTTACGCCTTCGGCCTGTGCATGCAGGCCTGGAGCGTTGAGCCCATGCGTGTTGACCCCTCCTGGCGTGTTTGCCGGATGAGGACTGGGTGCAGGCGTGGTCAGGACATGTGTGTTTCCAGAATTCTGCAAGCTGCTGGATGAACGGAGACTTCCAATGCTACCCACGCTGCCGCTCCGCTCCCCAcctccaaacaaacaaacagagacaaacagaTTTCAGTTAAGGCtcaaaggaaaacaacagcttTCGCGCCTTCTTTTACCTGCCAGTGGTTTGCGTAGAACCCAGATGTCTtcactggtgctgctctgctgtcccagaGTCGGAGAACCTTGAGGACTTGGCTCTGCTGTACGTGAacctgtgtcacacacacacacacacacacacacacacacacacaatttcagTATTTTGTGATTTCAaagctgttttctgtctctgacctCATGTATGTActctacacacatgcactcgTACACACATGTCTAAACATGTATAGTAACACACATTGAGCACAGTTATAAACACAGAGATTCtactaaaaataataataaattgtAAAGAAATATGTAAAAACAATGGGAATGTTTGTCATATCTGCAAATATAGCCATCTAGAACACAATGGAGCCAGAAAGGTTTCACATTCTTTTACTTTCACAATTGCGTTGTGATCCCGTGCTATAACAATAGTAACAAcaataatttattattattagtagtagtagtatattATTATTCTAATTTCCCAGTCcaagaaagtaaaaaaatattttgaactTTCTGCAActttacacatgcacacacacacacacacacacacacacacatgcacgcacgcacatataCTCTTATCTGTGTGGGGTCTTATCAAACAGTGTGTAACCGTGTGCTCTTATTTATATGATTTGCAGTGATTCTACTGTATTTACAGTATGTACCTGTCTGATTCTGCCGCTCCTCAGaagtggacagaggaggaggaagagggggaggaggaggaggagtagacagagaaggaggagagatgggAAGAGGAACGTACCcgaaggaggagaaccgaggGAGGGATTGTGTGCTGTggtgagagggaggaggggacgGAAGATGCAGGGGGAGGACTTTGGTGGGGGGGTACGAGTTTCCGTTGATCGACGCAATGGGACAGGGGTTAGGCCTGCGGAGTAGGAGGGTGTGGCACTGCTGGGAAGGGGAGTAACCTGGGCAAGAGCCCGGAGGAGGGAGgcgcaaaacaacaacaacaacaacacaacaactgATCAGTCAATGTAAAACAAAACTAgtaaaaagtgaaaaaacacAGTAAGTGGTTAAAATCAAAATAGGAGAAAATTAACACATCCATATATCCACAAGGAATATatctataaatataaataaaattatagTACACTTTAGAAATACACCAAAATTAAGAATGTGAACAAAAGCAGAACTGAGAGCAGGGGTGTACACTACCAAGTGACGTCAACATGCCAAAAATCCAAATTTAGATGGTGCCCATTTCTTAGGAAATAAGCATCTCTGCTGAGAAACTTCCTAAAATACACAGACTGGCACAAGTGTCACTTTTTAGTGATGCCCCCACGGCTGGTTAGTGATCAGGAATGGTAACAGAAGGAGCACGAGttaagaggaagagaggagggagcagggTTGACAGCCATTGACGACCAGCGTCTGATCGATGGCAATGATTGACAGGTGAGGGAGATGGGTGGGCTTCCCAAAGAGGCTGATGATGATGCCGCGGCTCGCTAACACAGCTCTAtctacagcagctgcagaactcacacacatgcaaatatgtacacatcctcccacacacacacaggcacacacgcacagagacaTAGCTGTGATGTGGGTTGTCACCTGCCctcttgatgacttccaccATGTTGGAAGGAAAGTAGCCTACACGGTCATTTCCTGTGCGATTGTCATGAATGCAGCCTTTCCATCTCCCGTCAGAATGCTGTTCCAAAACCTGCCAACAGTTATGCACAGATAAAAATTCCAAGCTACACTAAAATTTATCTCCCCTCAATTGAGTCGACCTCAACAATCAGCCATGAAGAGAAAACTGTGGCTTTGGAAGACCTGGTTGTATAAACAGTAAGCCAAGttggaaaggtcaaaggttctTCATTCATTTAGGAATGAGCAATGGCTATTATATGTTAGCATGCAAACAAACCAAAGTTTCCTTTTCACTAatttaaaaaaccaacaaactcAACCTTTAGATCTACAGGAACTCAAGCAAAATGCACCATCATTTAGGTTACTAGGGACATGTTGAGTAGTGAAACATCTGTCAACCACGAAGGGACTCAAACCCTCAGTCTTCTAATTCGAAGTTAGACGCCTTATCCATTAGGCCACGCGGTCTGCCATTTGGCACCCCTAGCAACCAGTGAGTAGGACCAGGTCGATTTAGAGTGGCTTAAACAGCTGTTATGCTGATACCAGTGCCCTTTAacactgcttttttttaaattctgacgATACTCCAAAGGTGTTATCCTAACATCCTTGTCTGTTGGGCCACATATTCTCATCAACACACATGCTGGGTTTTGGGGCTGCGACTATATTTCATTCTACAGTGTTGACTCAAACCCATGATCCACTAAGGACCCAAATTACGTCGGTGGAAAGACGGATTTCTGTAGCCGGTCATGCTACATCTACATTATAACACCCGTGATATACCGTGATAATGTCGCCAGCTTTAACGTTGAGGCTTGTGAGGTCGTAGTTGTTGCAGTAATCCTTTAGTGCGCGTACTTGCATCGCAGCTGAAGCATCTAGAAAAGAGGGGATAGTGACTGTCAGCAGAGATTTTCACACTTGCATGGATGCAGaacacagagctggaggaggaggagccaaagAAATGGGAGTACATTTCAGTGAGTGAGGTTAAATCTGAGACGCTTCCTGCATCGTGTCTGCCATCAGAGATTTAAGACACAcaggatttttttcctttcgcGTGTTTGCGCTGACGATCTCACCCCTCAGAAGTTGTTTaatctctcggctggcctgcgTGGTGGTGAACTGGTTAACAATGTCCAGAGCTGTTTGACTCATGGTGTTTCTCACGCCTGCACTGATGCCGCTCTGGATGGGAGAGGACAGAAATATCCGAGTTGAAGAGTGAAACCACATGCACACATTGAGGACGCACATGGTTGCATTTAGGGCAGCGAAGATGGATGGTTTGTGTTCAGCTAAAATACAGAATTGTAAACAGACAGTGGCCTTAGACAACAACTGCCAGCCACTACCAACAGTGTCCTAGGATCCCTGTCCAGATGTTTCAACCCCCATTTACACCTCATCCGGTATGACCTTAACGTGATGACAAGGTGAGATAATGAGAGGTCAAACGCAGATTTTAAATGCCTGGACATCAACATCCggaaagagcagctgcaggaagaatGTCTCTACCTCTGCTCACTGAAGACACCTGATGTGCGACATAACAGTGCGGCACAGAGGCTGTCGAGCGGCACTTAGACGATTAGACGGCAAATAGAGAGTTGTTTGACTCCTTCAAGGAGACAGTCACAACACCATTCATCACTTCTGTCACCTGGAACATGATTTTCAAAAAAACTGCTCCACCAAACACCATGAAGGGATTCAAACCCTCGAGCTTCGGATCCGAAGTCACTTTGTCCATTAATCCACATTCGTGTCCTGCCATTTTGACGGCAgtacacaacacaacacaagtaTGGAGCAATGAAGAGAACTACTTTAAAATCCTCAGATGATTACTCATCTCATCTGCATTCTGGTCTGCAAACTCATTTAAAGgtgacaaaaaaagaacaaaaggaCACACACGAGAGCTGGGATGGCGGCCAGAATGCTGCAGACAAGAAAGAAGCTAACATCCTGCTGGCTTCATCACACAGCTCCATGGGACGGATGCCAAGTGCTGAGGTGGGAAGTTGCTCAGTTGGGGCTCAAAGGATTCAACAACAGTTGCTCTTGGTCAACGCAatcaacagacacacaggcgGAGAGCGAGACAGGCAGATGGACTTACATCCAGCAGCAAGCGGACCACCTCCGTCTTCCCACAGAGTGCAGCCTGATGCAGTGCTGTTCCAGACTCCGACTGTCTGTTGATGTCTATACCAGCCTGAATTAGCAATCTGCAACAGAGCAGTGCACATTTTAGGTTCATTCCTCTCACCTGGAGAGGATTTCTACCACTCGAATATCAGGACAGGcgaaagaaaggagggagaaggggTTTCACACCGTATGACATCAATGTGTCCGTTCTTGGCAGCCAGATGGAGAGGTGAGACGCCGTTGGGGTCGGAGGGTTTTGGTTCCAACATGGCTGCACACATGTTGCTGCTGAGCAGGAGCTGGACCACCTGCAACCAGAGACGCAGCCAAGTGAACGACAATAAACACGCTGAGACACCAAAATCACCTTCCAGCAGGCTCGTGGGTGCAGTGGGAGTGTTTAATGTTGGCTGGAAGGTTAAATTGAATTTGCAGATTTTGGAATGGAACAATTGTTTAGAGCAATGGGGGACAGCTCGCGATAGTTTGGATGTGATatttaaactggattttaatTTCATGAATTTTAATCATCTGGCAACAGAACGGAAGATAATGAGCCTGCctcccacacatacacacaaacacacacacacacagttttgtttttcacaCTCATTATTGTATGGGGATAAAAATACATGTCTAAACACATGAACATGGGGCGGCAACAAAAGAGTGTTTTATGACTAAAAATAAGTGATTTTAAATGCTAAAAGTTTAAATATCACAGCTTTAAGAGGCTCAAACTGTTTCACAGGACTATGGAGACATTAACgattttttgctgcatttttattacttttttgtAAGACTGCGGAGTTTCATTTCCCTTCTGTTTCATCAAACTGCATTTATGTGGCTAAACCCCAATGACTGTCTGTCTCAGctccttttcttgttttattttctcctgtgGGCTTGACTACATCCGGGTAAAAGACACTCACCGCAACGCGTCCGAATTCACAGGCGAGGTCGAGTGGCGTTTTCCCAGCTGAATCGGAGATGCAGGGGTTCgactggtgctgcagcagcatctccgtCTGCAACGCAAACACACGGTCACCTCCACAGGCAGCACGCAGAATCCCCAGACGTTGCTTCTGAATGTTTGAACTTGTCACAACCACAGGTCCCACATGCATCACTGAGCGCACGCAACAGATAAACACACCTCGCATCAcgcacagaacacacacagttACCCCGTCGTAGTGTCCATGCTGAGATGACAGGTGCAGAGGGATCTGTCCTTCGTCTGACTGCCCGTTGACGGAGGAGCCCGccttcagcagcattttcatTGGTTCTGTCCTCCCCTGCCATGCAGCGTAATGCAGAGGACGCATCcctacacaaaacacacacaccagaccaCACACCAGAGCACACAGCCCCACATGACAACACAGCAAAACGTACACACgacaacacacacgtgcaaacacaTAAAGAGACACGCAGAGCACATGCAAATACATAAATTCCAATATTGTTTCCGTGGACGTAAACAAGCAGGCAAAAATATTtaccatttatttaaaatttaaacatGATAATCAACGGAGGAGCATCATATTTTGTGCATGTTAGACTAGATTATCAAACATAATGAAATGCTCTGAGCCAAAGTTCATGGCCATAATTCCTTCTCTGGATGACAAGATCTTCGCAGGAAACTGGGCATTGCAGCCAAATCCTGCAGGAAGTTTGTCCGACCATTTCATCAGACACGCAAGCATGTTTTTATCAGGGCATCAACCCGAGCCCCTATGAGaaaactgcagaataaagagCGTGAGAGCAGTGGAATCGCTCTTCAGGAAGTGCAGATTTCCGGCTCACCTTGTTGAGGTGACACCAGCCCACTTCAGATGGATTTGTGAAATACCAGTGCACGTTCAGATTAAGgaggtttatttttgtgttcgCATGACAACAAAGGTCTCGCAGAATGTTGCTGATGATAACAAAACAAAGCCATAAAAACCTTCCGTGTGGAGGCCAAGTGGAAATAAGACAGGAAGTTCGGGGTTGTGACTTTTAAGAGGATGGTCAGAAGCAGTGAACAATAATGGAGGCAATGAAGGAATTGTTCCCCCTATCAGGATGGTGAGGGCAGTTGGTATGACCTAGTATTTCCAGACATAACTGGTAAAGCTGGAATTCAACTGGTCCCTGCTACTGGAGGGATTAAATCTCCCATCTGTCCCCAgatctcttcttcttttccttccttaTGGATTCCGCCAGTATGAAATGCAGATATTTGCCGCTCCACTTCCACGCGGCTCTCAGTGCCTGGAACGTTTCACTTCTTTGTCTACTGAGCTGAGCACACAAAAACCAACAACCGCGACGGCACTTTTGATTCTCCTCAAGGCTCCGATTTTTATTGCATCGCGCGGTTTGATCATCTGCAAAGCAGAACACAAGTACTCTgggttgttttgctttttttctgtttacttGCGATTGTTTCCTGGCTGCCACTGTGCTTTATTCCATGGTAACGGTGAGTTTTTGTGGTTAGCAAAATGACATCGCCAACATCTGCTTGTGTTTTGTACCTTTGTGGTCTTTAATATCCACTGTTGCCTGCGCCTCCAGCAGCAGTGAGATCAGCTCCTTGTTACCACTCAGAGCAGCGTGGTGCAGCGGCGCCAAccttcacacagacacagattatgtgcaaaaatacacacatccacatatgcagtaaaaaaagaaatcg is a window from the Takifugu rubripes chromosome 17, fTakRub1.2, whole genome shotgun sequence genome containing:
- the LOC101065691 gene encoding caskin-1 isoform X4 → MLLQHQSNPCISDSAGKTPLDLACEFGRVAVVQLLLSSNMCAAMLEPKPSDPNGVSPLHLAAKNGHIDVIRLLIQAGIDINRQSESGTALHQAALCGKTEVVRLLLDSGISAGVRNTMSQTALDIVNQFTTTQASREIKQLLRDASAAMQVRALKDYCNNYDLTSLNVKAGDIITVLEQHSDGRWKGCIHDNRTGNDRVGYFPSNMVEVIKRAGSRTAEPSPQGSPTLGQQSSTSEDIWVLRKPLAGGERSGSVGSIGSLRSSSSLQNSGNTHVLTTPAPSPHPANTPGGVNTHGLNAPGLHAQAEGVKLLATVLSQSVKAKEHLLEQSQSVEQSASSSASTTVHEQRSFERKAEEDDGKKQAVVTWLGEFQLQFYTTHFLTAGYDLDTISRMTPEDLTAIGVMKPGHRKKLMSEVSKLPTTDWLPDHKPANLADWLSHLGLSQYYQVLVQNGYENIDFISDISLEDLQEIGISKLGHQKKLMLGVRRLKELQRGEISLEPPCSPSMPPSSPGGSASSEPRREVRRQREGIPSPLAKPRPVPTYPQTPPHTPTQTPPQTPPHFRTQQASPRARPRPSTGMAAADTSVPLLCLPEEERRRTNSLIGSDSDSRYATVCRSSSANTATPNDVTFNRSQSSVALRPRRKGRPPTPPKRSCSSITGGDGEGDGPEEGLLGLPPYRERRASDCGSLGSALRSKDSGSLERSEGASGSVRSLAAMLETSLGSGAKTLPRNLGGSSNYLQVSPPTLRRQAGAGGLGCEEDDVLSRRRTISGPESLPVNENDQLPREQVPKRPEPRPRSTVGSSSSSEVTDGTTTLRRKPKPPVTTSDVPASEASTVVTMTTGSDTIRRKPRTSEHTEGSIQSNNQSDSGKEVQQNGGVVLRRRPMSEASDRTEPGQETCEWMEARKSLKPPVSPKPSTVSLRKTQADPPTPTRRVPIPGPETTETAQSPEPKRVPPPVSPKPRGPPTAPKPGKAITSAAMSPSPAATSPSASSPTTIPKSSSPCSAPLPAPDTPSAPSLSPGFPVTSPSPAQSPSSPSPHPVKPPRSSIAGLSIDLLGGREVEEEEDRRREEEEKRLQADHRRRREEEERRRERERNVEVKQGEEEEEVHHRLEETSASLAAAVEAVEHKIKEEDAENDKKTTVSILDDIGSMFDDLADQLDAMLD
- the LOC101065691 gene encoding caskin-1 isoform X1; translated protein: MGKDQELLQAVKTEDLLTAQRLLQRPRPGKAKLLGAAKRVNVNIQDADGLAPLHHAALSGNKELISLLLEAQATVDIKDHKGMRPLHYAAWQGRTEPMKMLLKAGSSVNGQSDEGQIPLHLSSQHGHYDGTEMLLQHQSNPCISDSAGKTPLDLACEFGRVAVVQLLLSSNMCAAMLEPKPSDPNGVSPLHLAAKNGHIDVIRLLIQAGIDINRQSESGTALHQAALCGKTEVVRLLLDSGISAGVRNTMSQTALDIVNQFTTTQASREIKQLLRDASAAMQVRALKDYCNNYDLTSLNVKAGDIITVLEQHSDGRWKGCIHDNRTGNDRVGYFPSNMVEVIKRAGSRTAEPSPQGSPTLGQQSSTSEDIWVLRKPLAGGERSGSVGSIGSLRSSSSLQNSGNTHVLTTPAPSPHPANTPGGVNTHGLNAPGLHAQAEGVKLLATVLSQSVKAKEHLLEQSQSVEQSASSSASTTVHEQRSFERKAEEDDGKKQAVVTWLGEFQLQFYTTHFLTAGYDLDTISRMTPEDLTAIGVMKPGHRKKLMSEVSKLPTTDWLPDHKPANLADWLSHLGLSQYYQVLVQNGYENIDFISDISLEDLQEIGISKLGHQKKLMLGVRRLKELQRGEISLEPPCSPSMPPSSPGGSASSEPRREVRRQREGIPSPLAKPRPVPTYPQTPPHTPTQTPPQTPPHFRTQQASPRARPRPSTGMAAADTSVPLLCLPEEERRRTNSLIGSDSDSRYATVCRSSSANTATPNDVTFNRSQSSVALRPRRKGRPPTPPKRSCSSITGGDGEGDGPEEGLLGLPPYRERRASDCGSLGSALRSKDSGSLERSEGASGSVRSLAAMLETSLGSGAKTLPRNLGGSSNYLQVSPPTLRRQAGAGGLGCEEDDVLSRRRTISGPESLPVNENDQLPREQVPKRPEPRPRSTVGSSSSSEVTDGTTTLRRKPKPPVTTSDVPASEASTVVTMTTGSDTIRRKPRTSEHTEGSIQSNNQSDSGKEVQQNGGVVLRRRPMSEASDRTEPGQETCEWMEARKSLKPPVSPKPSTVSLRKTQADPPTPTRRVPIPGPETTETAQSPEPKRVPPPVSPKPRGPPTAPKPGKAITSAAMSPSPAATSPSASSPTTIPKSSSPCSAPLPAPDTPSAPSLSPGFPVTSPSPAQSPSSPSPHPVKPPRSSIAGLSIDLLGGREVEEEEDRRREEEEKRLQADHRRRREEEERRRERERNVEVKQGEEEEEVHHRLEETSASLAAAVEAVEHKIKEEDAENDKKTTVSILDDIGSMFDDLADQLDAMLD